The DNA region GGTCAAAAACGGAGGTGCTGCCCGCCGTCAACGACGTGGAGGTTTTAACAAAGCGAATCTGCACATCCACGCCAAGTTTCCATGAGCTGCCATCGCCTGTCACCGTGAATAACTGCGTTGGCGTCTGATAAACCCCGTTGGCAACGGTGAGTGGATACCAGTCACTGGTTTGCCCTTTAACCGTATAGCGCCAGCGGGCGATATAGCCCAACCCCGCTTTTACCGCGGTGTTATAGACGTTGTAACTTTGTCCATCTACCTGGGTGGTGCCCCAAATGGTATAGGGAGGGTATCCCTGTACGGCCATCGGTATCGCATAACTCTGGTAGCTGGTTCGATGAGAGCAGGTCCAGGCTGTTGGGTTGTAAGAGGTTACCCAGTTTCCCAGTAAATCCCCTACAGCCGCGTCTTTACCCACCTGGATGGTCGTAGAGTCAAAGTACTGGTAGTAGCCATTGGTACGATCGCAATTCACCCATGTTCCGTCAGCACGCGCCACGCCGCACATCGCGACCAGTGTCAAAAAAGAGAGTACGACTCCCGCGACGATAGATTTCATTTTTCACCCCTTAATGACTGGCATACCGCATCAGCGCGACGTAAGTCGGCGGCATTCGCACTTTCTTGTTCCGGTAAGCGGTAGCTGAACTGGCATTCCTGACCTCCAGCACTTCCCCATCTCACGCGCAGTGTGCCCGACAGATTCTTAACACGAGCAAAACTTTGCCCGCCCTGGGCGATATAACCCACAGTATTGCCATGCTCATCCACGACATCTGCGCCAAATGGCAGAGACTCACCGGCATGTTGAAGGGTGAAAAGAACTGAATATCCCTTATCCGTCGCGTATTTCATCAGCACCACCGCACCCGCAGTTGGGACGCTGTTCTGACTGGTGACGTCCAGGGAGACATCATTCGATAGCCCTTTCGGATCGAGTTCGATGGTGTTCTGGCGGTACGGGGAGAGATAAGGCACGGCGGCATTACCGCTACGGTTAAGGCTCAGGCTGCTGTTGTTCGCCACTTTCGCGCCCCCGGCATGTTCTGCTTCGATAACCGCCATGGTGTCACCCATGATCGGCGTCAGCACAATACCGTTTTGCCAGGCGACAGCGCCGCCAGAGAGGTTCATACCATATTGTTGGTAACCCTGACCCGCAGAGAAGTTGCCTCCCATGGTGATCCAGGGTGACGTCCAGCTTCCACTGGCCCCGCCTGTGGTTTTACTGCTGCTATGGTCGTAATAATCCTGATTGGCGAACGCGCTCCAGTTATACTGGCGGTTTTCTCCAGACGTTCCGGCGATTGAGTTTTGCAGTCCCCGGTGCCCGCTCTCCTGTACATAGGTGGAGTTGAGATACGCTGAGCGCGCACTGTTCCCGAGGGGTAAAGAGATACCAATCGCAATTTTGTTGTCCCATTTGTCTTTGACTAAATCGCGGGTACGACTGGCATTAAGGTTAAAATTGAACCACTTAAACGCATTGGTGTAGCCCAGTTGATACTCGGTGTCGCGCCCACTTTTATTCCAGTAATCCTGGGTACTGGCGCTGATGTTAATACTCCCCAGCGTATCTGAAATGGTTTGCGTCGCACTGAGTTGCAGCCGATTTTTGCGGTTAATGCTGCTGGAATAGGCGCCTTTATCCGTTCTCTCCAGGTCACGCATCAGCATTGCGTCGTCAATATCGTAATAACCCGAACTGGAATAGCGATAGCTCGCCAGCGTGATGTTGGTATCCACGACAGGTAAGATCTTGGCAAATGAAAAACGGATGCTTTGGCCTTCACGTTTGCTGTCATCCGCAAGCGTCGTTCGGGCATGCGTGATATCAGCAGAAAAGGCACCGACTGGGGTATTGAGCGCAACACCACCGGCGACAGATTGATAATCTTCCCCCCCAATGGCCCCGGTGTACGTGGTCAACAGGTTGGTGAAACCATGACGAAATGTCCCCATCGCAATCTGCGGCTTTTCATTCACTGAGGAATTTCGATAGCGCCCAGCCATCAGCGAATAGCGACTGGTTCCCGGACGCAGCAATTCAGCGATGGAAGCGTAGGTGACGGTAAAGCTGTGCTCGCTTCCGTCTGCCTCTTTGACGGTAACCAGCAAATCGCCCCCCGTGCCGTTGGGGTACAGATCGTCAATACGGAACGCGCCAGGCGGTACGGTCGATTGATAAATGCGTACGCCGCGCTGACTGACGCTGACCAGGGCATTCGTGTTTGCAACGCCTGTAATGACTGGCGCATATCCACGCTGCGAATCCTCATACATACGATCGTCAGAAGTCAGCATCACGCCACGAAAACCGACGCTGTCAAAAACCTGACCATCGGTGGTGGAATCGCCCATCACCAGCTTACTGCGTAACGGGATAATGCCGCGCTCAAGGTAAGTGCTGGTTGAGTCATATTGCCAGCCCTTATCATTGTTCCAGTTAAAAATACCGCGATAGCGTAAGCGCCACGCATCCCAATTGAGTCCTCCCATCAAACCTAAATACTGGGAAGACATGGCATCTGACCCGGACATCTCTGCATGCCATGCGTTGTAATCATATTGCAGTGTCGCCGCAGGAATGCCGTTATCCCATAATTCCGGATTCACATAGCCACGCACCTGGCGAAGTAGCCATATCTGAGGCGCCTGCACATTAATACGCTGCGATGTTACATCGTAATAGGCTGTTAAATCGGGAGAAATATCATTAATACGTACGCAGCCGTCATCATTTTTGAGCAACTGACGCATTTCTGGTTCAATTTTATCAATATCGATACCCAACATGGATACCAGTTTTAACGTAAAACAAGGTCTGGCGACGAGAGTATTACTTTTGTCGTTTTCAAATTTAACGTCGCCGCGCCCTTTCCACTTGTCATTCACATAAAGATCAACATGATATTGTCCCTGAGGGACAGGATTTCCCCGTGAATAATTACTTACATCAATCGCTGAACGCAAAAAATCACTATTAAACTGCACGTCATCGGTGTCAGCAAAGGCAACCTGAACAGAAACAAAAGAAAAGATAATGAATTGAGCAATGTGGGTTATTCTCAGAGAACAAGAAATAGCATTATGGGCTATTCTGTAATTTATGCTCATTTGTTGTTTCTCCACCATAATCATTTATTACACTGTAAAAAAATGAAGCATCATTTAACCTTGCTGATTTTTTATTAGCGAGGGGGAATACGATTTCACTTTTAGGGTTTACCATCCGCTGGCTAAAATTCTCTACTGATGCCAGAACGTCGGACTCTTTTGTCTTACGAATCTCAATCTTGTTAAAGGTGATGTAATAAGGAGAATCGTTGACGACTTTTACATTGTTCCCTTGTAGGGATAGTTTTAGTTCTTTATATGACTGCAATGGTGTTGGCTGCAGATTATCCGGACGATAGAATAATTTTATACGGGTACGAAATGCCAACTGCATACGCGTATTCCCCGACGTCGCGGCCTGTGCTTTTGGCGGAATCTCCAGCATGTTAAACCAAAAGACAGACTCCCTGTCCTGTGGTAATGCTGGGTTTGTCGCCATGATCCGCACCGCCTGCCCTTTAGCCGGGTCAATACGAACCACAGGAGGCGTAATGAGAAATGGAACCGAGACTTCTCCAGGTTTTGCCCGTGGATTACCATCGTCCATCCATATTTGTAAAAGATAAGGATTACTCCCCCGGTTTTTTAGCTGTACCGTCGACTCCTTGTCTTTTGCATTAAAGACAATGCGTGTTCCATTAATAACAACGTCAGCCATGACGTTCAGTGAGAACATCGAAAATAATAAAACCATACCGGAAGATAATATCTTTAACATCTCGTTACCTCATAATCAGGAGTAAAGGATGTCCCCTTACTCCTGTTTCTGTTACTCGTATACCATGGTGTAATCGACCTGAGTCGTTACGGAACCCGCAGTCGCTGTGCCTGTCGCATAATATTGTGCAAAGTAATTCAGTGAACCGCTGCCAGACGAGATATCAACCGGGATATCATTCTGACCAGCCGTCGCTGAAGCGCCTGCCACAATAGCATTACGATCGGCATTTAATAATTGGACCTGAACGAAAGTCGCGGCATCAGACGCGCCAGTATCAATATTCAGACGGCCGGTTGTGCTATCAACATAGGTACCGGGTTCAAAATAGGTGCTGGCGTTATTCAATGTCGTACCTGAACAGTTGCTCAGTGAAATCGTAAACGGCGTCGCACCGGCTGTTGCCCCTGCTGACGCGAGGGTAGAAGCAGAGACGGTTGGCAGTATTACCGTCGCATCATTACTGCCGCCATCGACAGAAATAGTACAAGTGGTATCAGTAATTTGTCCGTTAATTGTAATAGTGCCATCAACGGCAAATGCTGAAGCAGTAAATGCAGAAGTGAAAACCATTGCTAATGCGGACAACGCAAAATTATATTTACGCATAATTAATTCCCTGTTGTGGTTGATATAAATGAACAGCCTATTGAATGTGTTATTAAGATAAAGCGATTACCGCCCCATCATGAATACGGGTACTGAATAACACCTTTCGGTTCCATTGACATGATATACGCAAAACTTTCATCCGCAATATTAGGATTTTTCAACCAAAACCAATCAATCCAAATGCTTATCGGAAAATAAAGTGCTGCCTTCTATCTACGCTATTCACCCTTATAAATATATCGATAATTAGGTTTTTATAAGACAGTATCGGTTAAAAAAAGATAAAATTTTATAAATCAATTAAATTGATCTAGATCAATACATGGGCCAAAACACATCTAAATCGAACGCATTGAGATCACTTTTAAAACAAAAACAAAAATAATTTAAACAAAAAACATACATTTATTGCCGTATTTTTAGCCAGGAAAACCATTTTTCACGATTACGCGAATAATCCTGATAAACCGACTCAAGTACTTTACATAATGCATTAATAACTAATGATTAATTATGGATGAAACAATCTTTCATTTTTTTGTAAGAAAAATCTTATTTCAATAAAAAACGTAACCATCGTTAACCTGGTGTTGCAAAACCCGTCAATTCCAGGAATTTTCCCGGAACGATCTTTTCTTTTAGTCACATACTTTTTATCAGAATATAAATCTACAGATTACTCATCACAACCTTACAAAAAAGGACAAATGACTTTTAGAAATGGGGTTTATGAGTACAAAAAAGAAGGGAAGTACATTTTTCATTGAAAAATCTGAACACAAGAAAAAGAAGGGATAATTTCAATGCTCGCTCAGGAGAAAGAACGCGCCGTACATTATCGCCAGAAGGACACCTCTGGCGATAAAATTCATTTATCTGAAGGTGTTACCGATCACCAACCCGGAACGGCGCCGCCGTTAAAGATCGTTTCTGCTGCTTTTGCGACTTCAGTTGACTGATAAGACGCCAGAAATTCCTTCACGTTTTCCGCATCTTTATTGTCTTCCCGCGCCACCAGGATGTTCACATACGGCGAATTTTTATCTTCGATAAACACGCTGTCGTGAACCGGAGAAAGCCCGGTTTGCTGAATGTAAGTGGTGCTGATAATCGCCACGTCAACTTTCGGGTCGTCCAGTACACGCGGCAGTTGTGCGCCTTCCAGCTCCATAATCTGTAAATGACGCGGGTTGGCGGTGATATCCAGCGCCGTCGGCAGCAGCCCTTTTCCTTCTTTCAGGGTAATCAACTGCTCTTTTTGCAGCAGCAACAGCGCCCGCCCGAGGTTGGTGGGATCGTTAGGAATTGCCACCGTCGCACCGTCCGCCAATTGATCGACCGTTTTTATTTTTTTCGAGTAGCCAGCCATCGGGAAGACAAAGGTATTCCCCACCGCCACCAGCTTATAGTTGTGCGCCTGATTATCCTGCTCAAGGAATGGGCGATGCTGGAAGACGTTGGCATCCAGTTCGCCATGATTAGTGGCGTCGTTCGGCAACAGCGAGCCGCTGAAACCGACCAATTCGACGTCGAGGCCATACTTCTCTTTCGCCACTTTTTTAGCGACTTCCGCCACATCCTGCTCGGCGCCGTTAATCACACCGACTTTGATGTGCTTGGCATCGCTGCTCTGCTGGTCGCAACCGGCCAACAACAATCCCGCCAACAGTACCGCTGCCCCTGTCCGTAAATGAGGTATCGTCAATTTCACGTTTTTATCCTTTTGAAATAACCGCCTGATGAGTAATGAAATGACTATAGCGGGAAGGTCGCTGCGGTTTAAAAAACGAAAAGGTATCAATAAGAAGAAAAAGGCATAACGGGGGAATCAATGAAAAGCCGACGGCGCTGCGCTGACCACACGCAGCGCCATTCGGTTCAGACCAATGCTTTGACGATCTCCATTATCCGGACGATATCTTCAGGTCGTGTGTTACCGGTTTGCGGGTCGATAATCGATGAGTATAAATGCGGCATTACGCGCGGCACGCCTGCCTCCAGGCAGGTTTGCAATATGACGCCAACGTTTTCTACATCAATGCCACCGGTCGGTTCGATCAGCGTCATGCCGTTACGAGCCGCGGCGGTTGCCAGCACATACAGCTCAGGAAGCGACTTTTCGCCCCCCATTGGGAAGAACTTCGCCGCGTGCGCGCCCATATCCTGCATCATGCGGATTGCAGCATCGCAGGAAACGCGCGCTGGCGTGCCCTGACCGCTGCTCACGCCGGTGGAGATCAGTACCTCGCCTGGCGTGCCCGTCGGGCTGACCAGCGCGTTAATGTGAGTCTGTTCTCCCCCCGTCGCCGCCAGCGCGCCCGCGGCAAAACCACAGCCGGTAAAGGTCTGATTGACGTGGGCCGGATGAACCTTTGATGCAATCATCGCCGCCTTGTAATACTGCGCCGGATCGCCCGCCCCCAGCCCCACGGAAACCGAGGGGACTTCCGCCATCCAGCGTTTCACCTCCTGAACGCCTTCGTTGATTGACGAAAACTGCGCGGACAGAATGCCAATCACCGCGTGTCCCTCGGCGGCGTCATAAATTTCCCGGGCGTTGGCGATATCTTTCGCCAGCACGTTTATCGCCACGCGTTGGCGATAAAAATTAATCTGCTGCATGTTCTGCTATCTCCTTGAGTCGCGCCACAATCAACGCCATTTCCCCCTCAGCGACCGTACGTGGGTCGAGGCTGAAGACGCCCTGATGGAGGTTATAACGCCGTGCGTAAATGGCGATATCGCCACCCCGCAATTGGGCTTCGACTTCACGCGCGTCCAGACCGAGCGCCTGCGCATCAACCCGAACGCGAATACGCCAGATGGCGCGCCCGGCTTCGTCCTGCTCAATATCAGCGGTCAGCCCACGAATGGCCGAAATCGCCTCCGCCGTCGGTTGCAACTGTTCGGCGGTCACTACGGTCTGCCCCTGGTGATAATTTTCCAGCGCATACACCAGCCCGACCATGTTCTCCTTGCCTATTTTCATCGCTCTGGCAATGCCGTGATGCTGCGCTTTACAGGCGGCAATCCACGGTGTCTTGCCGGTGATAAACCCGGAGGTGGGCGCATTGAAGGCTTTCGCCCCGCTGTAGACAACCATATCCGCCCCGCTCGCCACCCAGGCGTGTAAATCCTCCTCGGCGGCGGCATCGACAATCAGCGGCAGGTTATGGATCTGCGCAACCTGCACAAAGTCGTCAATGCTGAGCATGCCCTTCTGCACACAATGGTGCGATTTCACATACAGCAGCGCGGCGGTCTCGTCGGTAATCGCGCACTCCAGTTGCCAGCGCGCCGCGAGGTTACTCGAACCGACCTCCACGACGCGCCCGCCGCCCAGACGAATGGCGCTGGTGATGGGGGCGCCGTAGTCCACGTTATGCCCACGCAGCATCACCACTTCATTAGCCATGCCGCTGCTGTCTGGCATGAGCGCCACTCTGAGCGGGTCGCCGCGGGTAATGGCGGCGGCAACGGCAATGGCGATCCCCGCCGACGCGCAGGAGGTCACGTAGCTGTCCTGCGCGCCGGTAAAGCGGGAAACCAGCTCACCGGTTCGGTCCACCAGCTTATCGATTTCAACAAAGGCGGAGGCCGCCCGCGCTGTTGCCTGCATCACCTGAGGTGCGACGCTGGAGACGCCAAGAATCGTCATTTTGCCGCAGGCGTTAATCACCTGTTTTAGCCCCAGCTGTTGATAGATATTCTGTGTCATGACTTACAACACTCCCAGCAGCGAGCAGACTACGCTTAGTGCCACAATCGACAGCAGAATAGTGGTGTATCGCGGCCCTTTCTTCACCAGAAAGATATAGATAGCAAACACCGCCGCCAGCGGCAGCAGGCCCGGCGCGATGGAGTCAAGGATCTGCTGCACCACCACTTCAGAACCCTTCAGCGCGCTGATTTTCAACGGCGTGGTGATCTTGACGTAGCTTGCCGACAGCGCGCCCATCATGATCAACCCCAGCACGTTCGCGCCGTAGATCAGTTCTTTGATTCGCCCCCCTTGCAGTAACCCGACGATAGAATCACGCCCCAGGGTGTAGCCTTTGTGGATCAGGCCGTAGCTTATTGCCAGCGTGATCGCCGGATAGAGGATCAGCGGTGCAATGCCGCCAAACGCGCTGCCATTGGCGGCGAAAGGAATGAAAATCGCGATGAGCAGCGGCATGACGGCGGCCCAGACGATGGAGTCGCCCATCCCGGCCAGCGGGCCCATCAGACCGGTTTTAATCCCGGTAATTGAGGCATCGCTGATCGGCTCGCCGCGCGTTTTCTGCTCTTCCATGGCAATGGAAATCCCCTGGATCACCGCGCCAAAAGTTTGCTCGGAGTTGAAGAAGTTCAGGTGACGTTTCAGCGCCTCCACCTGCTCCTCTTTTTGTGGGTAGAGCTTTTTGATGATCGGCGTCATCGAGGCGCAGAAAATCAGGCTCTGCAGACGTTCATAAGAGTTGGATACCTCCGCGCCCAGCCAGTAGATAAACCACGCTTTGGTGATATCCGCTTTGGTCAACGCCCCGGTCGTCCGTGCGCGCTCAACCAGTTCATGCTGCATTACGTCGCTGCTCATCATGCTGCTCCTTCATTTTTCGCCAGACCTTTAATCAGGAAGGCCACACAGGTACCGAAGATCGCCATCGCCATGATGTCCACCTTGAGGTACAGCACCGCGAAGAATCCGCCGATAAACCACGGCAGCAGGCTCTTTTTACCGATCACCATAATGGTGATGGCGAAGCCCAGCGCTGGCAGGATCCCGCCCATGATTTCAAAGGAGTGAGTCAGCCAGTGCGGCATCAGTTTGAGGAAACTTTCCACCACGTCCTGACCGAAGTAGTTCGCGGCAAACACTACCGGGAAGCGCAGCGCCAGTCCGAGCAGCGCCGGGTAGAGGAACGCACAGCGCATGATGCCCGACATATTCGCCGTTTCCGCGTGCTTATCGGCCATATGGACCCAGGCGGCGTTCAGGGTACGACGCAACTGGTCGAGGAAAACGCCGATCACGCCGAAGGGGATCGCCAGCGCAATCGCCAGGTTCGGATCCATCCCGGCTTTCACCGCGATGGGAATCGAGATACAGGCTGCCAGCGCCGGATCTGACGGCACGTTACCGCCGGGCGTTGAGGTCACGCCGAGATAAACGAGCTGCATCCCCGCACCGATAATCATCGCTGTTTGCATGTTGCCAAGCAGCAGCCCGACAAAGACGGCCACCACCACCGGCTGAAGCAGCATGGCAGAGAAGGTGTAGCCAAGGCGTAAGCGGGCAAACCAGTAATACAACCCCATGAGGCTTGCAAAAACTAAGGTATCCATAGTGTTATCCCATTATCAGAGAATTAGAATTTTTTCAGGATATCGTCCAGCGACTGCGGTTTATCTTCCGGGATAGTCTGGAAGAACACCTGAATCCCACGACTTTTCAGGTCGTTAAGAATGCCAACGTCTTTTTCATCGAGCGTAATGTTCTGGAACACGGCTTTGCGGTTTGGCCCACCGCCCAGACCGCCAACCTGAATGGTCGTGACATCAAACCCCTGCTGTACGGCCTGTTGAATCGCCGCCAGGGAGGGGAACAGCACCAGCACATTGCCGTCGCCCAGTTGGTTCTCTTTCCATGAGGCCGCGAAGCTCTGGTTGCTGTAGCAATCCACTTTGATGTTCGGCGGCGCGGCCATCAGGTAGATGTTTTTCATAAACGGATCGGCGTCCAGTTCGTCGCTGACCACCGCGATGCGGTTGGCCTGGGACTGCCCGACCCACTTCGTCACCACCTGTCCGTGGATCAGTCGGCTGTCGATACGACATAACACGATGTTTGCCATGATGATTTTCCTTATTGTGATTGTTGTAATTGGCGGACATGAGCGACAACGTCCAGGCAACTGCTGCGTCCGGCTTCCACCAGTTCATTGACGCAGATGGTCAGCGAACCGTGTTCACGTCGGTCCAGCGCTTCCAGCAGTAGCGACGCGTTCAACCCGGAAACGACCGCCACCGGATAATCCGCGCTCAGCCGCGCTGCCACATTGGACGTCGTGCCGCCGACAAAATCGGTCAGAATAAGCGAGCCGTCCGGCATGGTTTTCACCACGTCCTCGACACGCTGATAAAACTCGCCCAGCGTATCGACGGGCATCAGCGCAATTTCCGTCACGCCTTTAATTTCGCCCATCACCATACGCAGGCTGTTACAGAGCTGTTGTCCCCAGCCGCCATGCGTGAGCAGCAGAATTTCGGGCAACGGTTGAGTGGTAGTCAAAATGGCCTCCTGGCGCGATTACATGAGACGTGCAATGCCTGATGGCGCTTCGCTTATCAGGCCTACGGATAGTGCTTTTGTAGGCCGGAAAGGCATTTATGCCGCCATCCGGCAAAACTCATCAAAGTTAGAGCAAAGGCTGTGCCAGTATTTGTGTCACGCGAGGGGGAAAGGAGAGCGGGCAAGGCGCAGCGCCTCGCCCGTTAAGGGATCAGCTATAAAGCAGTTCGTAGATATAAAAATATTCCGCATCCGATAAACGGATGGCATAGGCCTCTTCAATGGGCAAAAACGCCGATTTAATGACACTAAACGCGCGGGGATCGAGATTCGGTTTGTTTTCCAGCGCCATCTGTAACGGTTTACGGTTGATCACGATACGCTCAACCATACAACAGCAGTGGATCAGGAAGCGTAGTGTCACCTGGCGACTCGGTTTCAGGGAAAGCGTGGTCGTCAGATGGTTAAGCACGCCCTCCATCTCTTTGAGAATGCGCTGCGGATTGAGCACCGAAATATGGTTGATGATGCTCTCCATAGTCAGCGCGCTGATAAACCGCATGGCGCTGCGCTCCATCTCCAGACGGCGTTCAGCGCTGGAGAGATCCGGCGTCAGCAGGCTTAATACCAGCTCCGGCCCTTGCTCAGAGAACAGTTCTTCCAGCGAGATAAACGGAATATCCGGCAGCCCCGGCTGAAAAGTGCCGACAATTCCCGCCAGTCGCTCATTGGCATTCAGCGCCTGCTGAACACGTTCAAGACTGCGCACGTCGTTGTAATCGAGGATCACCATTCGCGTGTCCTGCGACATTAACTCGCCAAAACTCTCCTCAAGCACTTTTTTAATCTTTTCCGCCGTACCCATGCCGGTAATGCAGGAGACAACCAGCACTTTGCCGCCGTTTTCCTGCTGCGGGGTACAGAGCTGACAGGGGATGTTTTTGCTCTGCATGAGCGCCGCGAGCTGGGGCAAGTCGCTGGTTTCGTAGCTTAAATCCAGTCCGATTTCCAGCAGGCTGGTCAGCGTGATGTTGGGCATTAACAGCACGTCTATCTGAAATAACTTGCTAATCGTACTGCCGAAATGCACCAGTGAACCAATGTCGACCATCAGGATCAGCCGCTGATAGCGTTGGGTCTGAATAATCTGGGTCAGCGTTTCCAGCGTGTCATGCACCGACTGCTCAAACGGCATGTCGACCGCGCTGAACAGATCGCGTTCCAGTACGCGGTTGACGTACTGCGCCATGCTGGTCGCGGTGGTTGCGCCGTGAGCGACGAGGATCACCCCGCAGTCCGGGCTGGCATCAATGCGCTGGCGGTAGTGACGACACTCTTTCAGGAACAAACACAGCCAGACCACTTCCGTCGCCGGGCACTGAATATGCAGCAGTTCATTGATTTTCCGGCACAACAGCGTGGCGTTATCGTATTCATCTTTGCAGCGGTCGAGGATCAGGCTGGAAGAGTAGAGCTGCGGGATTAAGCCTCGCTG from Citrobacter amalonaticus Y19 includes:
- a CDS encoding fimbrial protein, with translation MKSIVAGVVLSFLTLVAMCGVARADGTWVNCDRTNGYYQYFDSTTIQVGKDAAVGDLLGNWVTSYNPTAWTCSHRTSYQSYAIPMAVQGYPPYTIWGTTQVDGQSYNVYNTAVKAGLGYIARWRYTVKGQTSDWYPLTVANGVYQTPTQLFTVTGDGSSWKLGVDVQIRFVKTSTSLTAGSTSVFDPMYMRHYQTYGGSTSVGSGTYMIADFLAGGLVISTTGGTCTTSDVTVNLPPVSRTDFGGVGYTAARTDFNLNFTKCPAGLSSISYLFTPTSAIINNANGVFALASTSTASGVGIQLLNDQDIPLSFNTAYLLTDYDPTQNNANYTVPLRAGLYQTETNVSSGDIKGAVTFTLVYK
- a CDS encoding fimbria/pilus outer membrane usher protein, which translates into the protein MIMVEKQQMSINYRIAHNAISCSLRITHIAQFIIFSFVSVQVAFADTDDVQFNSDFLRSAIDVSNYSRGNPVPQGQYHVDLYVNDKWKGRGDVKFENDKSNTLVARPCFTLKLVSMLGIDIDKIEPEMRQLLKNDDGCVRINDISPDLTAYYDVTSQRINVQAPQIWLLRQVRGYVNPELWDNGIPAATLQYDYNAWHAEMSGSDAMSSQYLGLMGGLNWDAWRLRYRGIFNWNNDKGWQYDSTSTYLERGIIPLRSKLVMGDSTTDGQVFDSVGFRGVMLTSDDRMYEDSQRGYAPVITGVANTNALVSVSQRGVRIYQSTVPPGAFRIDDLYPNGTGGDLLVTVKEADGSEHSFTVTYASIAELLRPGTSRYSLMAGRYRNSSVNEKPQIAMGTFRHGFTNLLTTYTGAIGGEDYQSVAGGVALNTPVGAFSADITHARTTLADDSKREGQSIRFSFAKILPVVDTNITLASYRYSSSGYYDIDDAMLMRDLERTDKGAYSSSINRKNRLQLSATQTISDTLGSINISASTQDYWNKSGRDTEYQLGYTNAFKWFNFNLNASRTRDLVKDKWDNKIAIGISLPLGNSARSAYLNSTYVQESGHRGLQNSIAGTSGENRQYNWSAFANQDYYDHSSSKTTGGASGSWTSPWITMGGNFSAGQGYQQYGMNLSGGAVAWQNGIVLTPIMGDTMAVIEAEHAGGAKVANNSSLSLNRSGNAAVPYLSPYRQNTIELDPKGLSNDVSLDVTSQNSVPTAGAVVLMKYATDKGYSVLFTLQHAGESLPFGADVVDEHGNTVGYIAQGGQSFARVKNLSGTLRVRWGSAGGQECQFSYRLPEQESANAADLRRADAVCQSLRGEK
- a CDS encoding molecular chaperone → MLKILSSGMVLLFSMFSLNVMADVVINGTRIVFNAKDKESTVQLKNRGSNPYLLQIWMDDGNPRAKPGEVSVPFLITPPVVRIDPAKGQAVRIMATNPALPQDRESVFWFNMLEIPPKAQAATSGNTRMQLAFRTRIKLFYRPDNLQPTPLQSYKELKLSLQGNNVKVVNDSPYYITFNKIEIRKTKESDVLASVENFSQRMVNPKSEIVFPLANKKSARLNDASFFYSVINDYGGETTNEHKLQNSP
- a CDS encoding fimbrial protein, which codes for MRKYNFALSALAMVFTSAFTASAFAVDGTITINGQITDTTCTISVDGGSNDATVILPTVSASTLASAGATAGATPFTISLSNCSGTTLNNASTYFEPGTYVDSTTGRLNIDTGASDAATFVQVQLLNADRNAIVAGASATAGQNDIPVDISSGSGSLNYFAQYYATGTATAGSVTTQVDYTMVYE
- the nlpA gene encoding lipoprotein NlpA, producing MKLTIPHLRTGAAVLLAGLLLAGCDQQSSDAKHIKVGVINGAEQDVAEVAKKVAKEKYGLDVELVGFSGSLLPNDATNHGELDANVFQHRPFLEQDNQAHNYKLVAVGNTFVFPMAGYSKKIKTVDQLADGATVAIPNDPTNLGRALLLLQKEQLITLKEGKGLLPTALDITANPRHLQIMELEGAQLPRVLDDPKVDVAIISTTYIQQTGLSPVHDSVFIEDKNSPYVNILVAREDNKDAENVKEFLASYQSTEVAKAAETIFNGGAVPGW
- the dagF gene encoding 2-dehydro-3-deoxy-phosphogluconate aldolase; the protein is MQQINFYRQRVAINVLAKDIANAREIYDAAEGHAVIGILSAQFSSINEGVQEVKRWMAEVPSVSVGLGAGDPAQYYKAAMIASKVHPAHVNQTFTGCGFAAGALAATGGEQTHINALVSPTGTPGEVLISTGVSSGQGTPARVSCDAAIRMMQDMGAHAAKFFPMGGEKSLPELYVLATAAARNGMTLIEPTGGIDVENVGVILQTCLEAGVPRVMPHLYSSIIDPQTGNTRPEDIVRIMEIVKALV
- the dgaE gene encoding D-glucosaminate-6-phosphate ammonia lyase; amino-acid sequence: MTQNIYQQLGLKQVINACGKMTILGVSSVAPQVMQATARAASAFVEIDKLVDRTGELVSRFTGAQDSYVTSCASAGIAIAVAAAITRGDPLRVALMPDSSGMANEVVMLRGHNVDYGAPITSAIRLGGGRVVEVGSSNLAARWQLECAITDETAALLYVKSHHCVQKGMLSIDDFVQVAQIHNLPLIVDAAAEEDLHAWVASGADMVVYSGAKAFNAPTSGFITGKTPWIAACKAQHHGIARAMKIGKENMVGLVYALENYHQGQTVVTAEQLQPTAEAISAIRGLTADIEQDEAGRAIWRIRVRVDAQALGLDAREVEAQLRGGDIAIYARRYNLHQGVFSLDPRTVAEGEMALIVARLKEIAEHAAD
- a CDS encoding PTS system mannose/fructose/sorbose family transporter subunit IID; the encoded protein is MMSSDVMQHELVERARTTGALTKADITKAWFIYWLGAEVSNSYERLQSLIFCASMTPIIKKLYPQKEEQVEALKRHLNFFNSEQTFGAVIQGISIAMEEQKTRGEPISDASITGIKTGLMGPLAGMGDSIVWAAVMPLLIAIFIPFAANGSAFGGIAPLILYPAITLAISYGLIHKGYTLGRDSIVGLLQGGRIKELIYGANVLGLIMMGALSASYVKITTPLKISALKGSEVVVQQILDSIAPGLLPLAAVFAIYIFLVKKGPRYTTILLSIVALSVVCSLLGVL
- a CDS encoding PTS mannose/fructose/sorbose/N-acetylgalactosamine transporter subunit IIC, producing MDTLVFASLMGLYYWFARLRLGYTFSAMLLQPVVVAVFVGLLLGNMQTAMIIGAGMQLVYLGVTSTPGGNVPSDPALAACISIPIAVKAGMDPNLAIALAIPFGVIGVFLDQLRRTLNAAWVHMADKHAETANMSGIMRCAFLYPALLGLALRFPVVFAANYFGQDVVESFLKLMPHWLTHSFEIMGGILPALGFAITIMVIGKKSLLPWFIGGFFAVLYLKVDIMAMAIFGTCVAFLIKGLAKNEGAA